A region from the Hirundo rustica isolate bHirRus1 chromosome 20, bHirRus1.pri.v3, whole genome shotgun sequence genome encodes:
- the ST6GALNAC4 gene encoding alpha-N-acetyl-neuraminyl-2,3-beta-galactosyl-1,3-N-acetyl-galactosaminide alpha-2,6-sialyltransferase codes for MKTLVRLFLTLVCAVVVAVLYILLCYRTRAQPCCRAPGLRGSPATSSVRSFQGYSRVPDGKPLERALCRHCAVVSSSGQMLGSQLGQAIDGQECVLRMNHAPTAGYEQDVGARSTIRVVSHTSVPLLLGNQPYFFQQSQETLYFIWGPAKKMNREKMGSTYQVLLKVMEKYPQLQIYTLTEEKMTYCDDVFQNETGKNRMKSGSFLSTGWFTMILAMELCEQICVFGMVSDSYCREKNHSSVPYHYFEKGRLDECKMYLMHERARRAGHRFMTEKAIFSRWAKRRNIVFNHSSWAGR; via the exons ATGAAGACGCTG GTCCGGCTCTTCCTGACGCTGGTGTGCGCCGTGGTGGTGGCGGTGCTGTACATCCTGCTGTGCTACCGCACCCgcgcccagccctgctgccgggccccggggctgcggggcagcCCCGCCACATCCAGCGTCCGCAGCTTCCAGGGATACAGCCGCGTTCCCGACGGGAAG CCGCTGGAGCGAGCGCTGTGCCGCCACTGTGCCGTCGTCTCCAGCTCGGGGCAGATGCTGGGctcacagctgggacaggcCATCGACGGGCAGGAGTGTGTCCTGCGCATGAACCATGCCCCCACCGCCGGCTACGAGCAGGACGTGGGGGCACGCAGCACTATCCGGGTGGTCTCACACACCAGCGTTccgctgctgctggggaacCAGCCCTACTTCTTCCAGCAGTCCCAAGAGACCCTCTACTTCATCTGGGGGCCAGCAAAGAAGATGAACAGGGAGAAGATGGGCTCAACCTACCAGGTACTGCTCAAGGTGATGGAGAAGTACCCCCAGCTGCAGATCTACACCCTGACCGAGGAGAAGATGACATACTGTGACGATGTCTTCCAAAATGAGACAGGGAAGAACAG GATGAAATCCGGCTCCTTCCTGAGCACGGGCTGGTTCACCATGATCCTGGCCATGGAGCTGTGCGAGCAGATCTGTGTCTTTGGCATGGTCAGCGACAGCTACTGCAG GGAAAAGAACCACTCCAGCGTGCCGTACCACTACTTTGAGAAGGGCCGGCTGGACGAGTGCAAGATGTACCTGATGCATGAGCGAGCTCGCCGTGCCGGACACCGCTTCATGACCGAGAAAGCCATCTTCTCCCGCTGGGCCAAGAGGAGGAACATCGTCTTCAACCACTCATCTTGGGCAGGCAGGTAG
- the DPM2 gene encoding dolichol phosphate-mannose biosynthesis regulatory protein yields MATATDQLVGFGLVAFSLVLFVYYTLWIIVLPFIDSDHGIHRYFLPREYAVIIPVAAGLLLLLFIGVFIMFVMWKSRKHAKKSD; encoded by the exons ATG GCCACAGCGACGGACCAGCTGGTTGGGTTTGGCCTGGTCGCCTTCAGTCTCGTCCTCTTTGTTTACTACACCCTCTGGATCATCGTGCTG cccttcaTTGACAGCGACCATGGGATCCACCGGTATTTCCTGCCTCGGGAATACGCAGTTATCATCCCTGTGGCAgccgggctgctgctgctgctatttaTAG GTGTTTTTATAATGTTTGTCATGTGGAAGAGCAGGAAACACGCCAAGAAATCAGACTGA